The proteins below come from a single Arthrobacter sp. zg-Y1171 genomic window:
- a CDS encoding DUF1844 domain-containing protein, which translates to MSTPQSNPAGEATRHSFPGTSAESESAAAAQQEVVEQMRDIAEVPAIEVITTAAVHLMSAAAVKCGLAEGDDAEELKDLDEARKLITALAGFVTAAAPEIGSQHAGPLRDGLRSLQLAFREASVIQDAPGKGPGEKFTGPVS; encoded by the coding sequence ATGAGTACCCCACAGAGCAATCCGGCAGGCGAGGCAACCCGCCACTCCTTCCCGGGAACATCAGCAGAGTCCGAATCTGCGGCAGCAGCACAGCAGGAAGTCGTCGAGCAGATGCGCGACATCGCCGAGGTGCCGGCCATCGAAGTCATTACGACGGCGGCCGTGCACCTGATGAGCGCAGCAGCCGTGAAGTGCGGCCTGGCCGAAGGCGATGACGCCGAGGAGCTCAAGGACCTGGACGAGGCCCGCAAGCTGATTACCGCCCTTGCCGGTTTCGTCACCGCCGCCGCTCCGGAGATCGGCAGCCAGCATGCCGGTCCGTTGCGCGATGGACTGCGTTCCCTGCAGCTGGCCTTCCGGGAAGCCTCCGTTATCCAGGATGCCCCGGGCAAGGGTCCGGGCGAAAAGTTCACCGGTCCCGTCAGCTAG
- a CDS encoding (deoxy)nucleoside triphosphate pyrophosphohydrolase has translation MAIESTQITKQVVGGALVDSLRQPSRILAARRSAPEALAGLWEFPGGKVEPGESCTQALHRELAEELGIRVQLGAEITGPLDEGWRLNDVAAMRVWLAEITEGTAEPLEDHSELRWVDLNADALMGLAWIPADLPIVTALLEAVEAV, from the coding sequence GTGGCCATTGAATCAACGCAAATCACCAAACAGGTTGTGGGCGGTGCGCTGGTGGACAGCCTCCGGCAGCCTTCCCGGATATTGGCGGCGCGCCGGAGCGCCCCGGAAGCGCTTGCCGGGTTGTGGGAATTTCCGGGCGGAAAAGTGGAACCCGGAGAAAGCTGCACGCAGGCCCTGCACCGCGAGCTCGCCGAAGAGCTGGGCATCCGGGTGCAGCTGGGGGCTGAAATCACGGGGCCCCTGGACGAAGGGTGGAGGCTGAACGACGTCGCTGCCATGCGGGTCTGGCTAGCGGAGATCACCGAAGGCACAGCCGAGCCGCTCGAAGACCACAGCGAGCTCCGCTGGGTTGATCTCAACGCAGATGCACTGATGGGCCTCGCCTGGATACCGGCGGACCTGCCGATTGTCACTGCGCTGCTGGAGGCTGTCGAGGCGGTTTAG
- the infC gene encoding translation initiation factor IF-3 has protein sequence MRLVGPAGEQVGVVRIEDALRLAAESDLDLVEVAPQAKPPVCKLMDFGKYKYEAAVKAREARKNQTNTVLKEIRFRLKIDTHDYETKRGHAMRFLAAGDKVKAMIQFRGREQQRPEMGMKLLNKFAEDVAEVGVVESTPRIDGRNMVMVIGPVKNKAEAKAEARRATQRADAKAANEAVRNGEAPERVNTSEKAAPMTQSLADLLPDGLRLGSSAEAADKARAEQEQAEKEQAAKRARAAAAEKAATEARRVAAASKPAAVPAAEAAAPAAPAAPAEPAKPAEAAKPAAAPKPAAVPKPTAAKPAPKPAARPKPAAAPKPAGKPSSSRGTTGQNKPGTAE, from the coding sequence GTGCGGCTGGTAGGTCCGGCAGGTGAGCAGGTCGGAGTGGTCCGGATTGAGGACGCGCTTCGTCTGGCTGCCGAGTCTGACCTGGATCTTGTTGAGGTAGCACCGCAGGCCAAGCCTCCGGTGTGCAAACTAATGGACTTCGGCAAGTACAAGTACGAAGCCGCCGTCAAGGCACGCGAAGCCCGGAAGAACCAGACGAACACCGTTCTGAAGGAAATCCGCTTCCGCCTGAAAATCGACACCCACGACTACGAAACCAAGCGCGGACACGCCATGCGCTTCCTGGCCGCCGGTGACAAGGTCAAGGCCATGATCCAGTTCCGTGGACGTGAACAGCAGCGCCCGGAAATGGGCATGAAGCTGCTGAACAAGTTCGCTGAGGATGTTGCCGAGGTGGGTGTGGTTGAGTCCACCCCGCGTATTGACGGCCGCAACATGGTTATGGTCATTGGACCGGTGAAGAACAAGGCCGAGGCCAAGGCCGAAGCGCGACGGGCTACCCAGCGCGCCGACGCCAAGGCAGCGAACGAGGCAGTTCGAAACGGGGAGGCACCCGAACGGGTGAACACCTCGGAGAAGGCTGCTCCCATGACGCAGAGCCTCGCGGACCTGCTTCCGGATGGACTGCGTTTGGGTTCCTCCGCTGAAGCTGCCGACAAGGCCCGCGCCGAGCAGGAGCAGGCTGAAAAGGAACAGGCCGCAAAGCGGGCCAGGGCTGCAGCTGCCGAAAAGGCTGCAACCGAGGCACGCCGTGTGGCTGCAGCCAGCAAGCCGGCCGCAGTGCCTGCCGCTGAAGCTGCCGCTCCCGCCGCTCCCGCCGCTCCGGCGGAGCCCGCGAAGCCGGCAGAAGCAGCGAAGCCTGCCGCAGCGCCTAAGCCTGCAGCGGTTCCGAAGCCGACGGCGGCAAAGCCTGCGCCCAAGCCTGCAGCCCGGCCCAAGCCTGCCGCAGCACCGAAGCCTGCCGGCAAGCCGTCCTCCTCGCGGGGGACCACCGGCCAGAACAAGCCCGGAACTGCAGAGTAG
- the rplT gene encoding 50S ribosomal protein L20, with translation MARVKRALNAHKKRRVILERAKGYRGQRSRLVRKAKEQLLHSFVYSYGDRRKRKGDFRRLWIQRINAASRANGLTYNRLIQGLKLAEIQVDRRMLAELAVNDAAAFAALVQLAKDALPSDTSAPAVAAAPVAKAAAPAAAEKPAAAVASAQGGFKASEGDAPEGFVIKGNLGSGKYHVPGSTWYEQTVAEYWFNSVEAAKAAGLEPAGGESRQKFQG, from the coding sequence GTGGCACGTGTGAAGCGGGCGCTTAACGCCCACAAGAAGCGTCGGGTTATTCTCGAGCGCGCCAAGGGTTACCGCGGACAGCGTTCGCGCCTGGTCCGTAAGGCCAAAGAGCAGCTGCTGCACTCGTTTGTGTACAGCTACGGTGACCGCCGCAAGCGTAAGGGCGACTTCCGCCGCCTGTGGATCCAGCGCATCAACGCTGCTTCCCGCGCCAACGGCCTGACCTACAACCGCCTGATCCAGGGCCTGAAGCTGGCCGAGATCCAGGTTGACCGCCGCATGCTGGCCGAACTGGCCGTCAATGACGCTGCCGCCTTCGCCGCACTGGTCCAGCTCGCCAAGGACGCACTGCCGTCCGACACCTCCGCTCCGGCCGTCGCGGCCGCTCCGGTTGCCAAGGCTGCCGCTCCCGCCGCCGCCGAAAAGCCGGCTGCTGCCGTTGCCTCCGCTCAGGGCGGCTTCAAGGCTTCCGAGGGCGACGCCCCGGAAGGCTTCGTAATCAAGGGCAACCTGGGTTCGGGCAAGTACCACGTCCCGGGTTCCACCTGGTACGAGCAGACCGTTGCCGAGTACTGGTTCAACTCCGTTGAAGCAGCGAAGGCTGCAGGCCTGGAGCCCGCTGGCGGAGAATCCCGCCAGAAGTTCCAGGGCTAA
- a CDS encoding MFS transporter — MSRSTTAPISLSGKRTPDTRHTTAAKAIVALAVGSFAIGTTEFSIMGLLQEMVEDLGISVPAGGHVISAYAMGVVVGAPVLAALGARMPRKTLVLGLMLFFALSNLSSFFAGDYSWLLFTRFLSGLPHGAFFGVAAVIAASLVAPTRRAWAISMVMLGLSIANVVGVPFATWLGQQAGWRWMFVLVAAIGLLSVAMVARFVPYQAPLAGASIKGELSALGRTQVWLALLVGTVGFGGFFAVYSYIAPTMTEVAGISENVLPVVVGLYGVGQVIGNVAGGRLADINVMGSIYAILGGTVVILLAYAWAVQYAATAMVLVFLVGVIGSMLTPPLQTRLLDVSPGAESLASSLNHAALNLANALGALLGGVVIAWGWGYRSPAVVGAVLALLGLAIALISGSLDRRPARSSKRIHPAPGK; from the coding sequence ATGTCCCGGAGCACCACCGCGCCCATTTCATTGTCCGGCAAGCGCACACCCGACACGCGCCATACCACCGCTGCCAAGGCCATAGTCGCCTTGGCCGTGGGCAGTTTCGCGATCGGCACCACTGAGTTCAGCATTATGGGCCTGCTGCAGGAAATGGTCGAAGACCTGGGCATCTCCGTCCCCGCAGGCGGCCATGTGATCTCTGCCTACGCAATGGGCGTTGTGGTGGGGGCTCCCGTGCTTGCCGCTCTCGGAGCCCGGATGCCCCGCAAGACCCTGGTACTGGGCCTGATGCTCTTCTTCGCCCTGAGCAACTTGTCTTCGTTCTTTGCCGGGGATTACTCCTGGCTGCTCTTCACGCGGTTCCTGTCGGGGCTTCCGCACGGTGCCTTCTTCGGCGTTGCAGCGGTCATTGCCGCGTCGCTGGTGGCACCGACGCGCCGCGCCTGGGCCATCTCAATGGTCATGCTCGGGCTGAGCATCGCCAACGTCGTAGGAGTCCCTTTTGCGACCTGGCTGGGACAGCAGGCCGGGTGGCGGTGGATGTTCGTTCTGGTGGCGGCCATCGGCCTCCTGAGCGTTGCCATGGTGGCCCGTTTCGTCCCGTACCAGGCACCCCTCGCCGGTGCCAGCATCAAGGGCGAGCTTAGCGCCCTCGGGCGGACCCAGGTCTGGCTGGCCTTGCTGGTGGGAACTGTCGGTTTCGGCGGATTCTTTGCCGTGTATTCCTACATCGCGCCCACCATGACCGAGGTGGCGGGCATCTCCGAGAACGTGCTGCCCGTCGTCGTCGGGCTCTACGGCGTGGGCCAGGTGATCGGCAACGTGGCCGGCGGACGGCTGGCCGACATCAATGTCATGGGCAGCATCTACGCGATCCTGGGCGGCACAGTGGTAATCCTGCTGGCCTACGCGTGGGCGGTGCAGTACGCGGCGACCGCCATGGTGCTGGTTTTCCTGGTGGGCGTGATCGGCTCAATGCTGACGCCTCCGCTGCAGACCAGGCTGCTGGATGTTTCGCCGGGTGCCGAGTCACTGGCTTCGTCACTGAACCATGCGGCCCTGAACCTGGCCAATGCGCTGGGTGCGCTGCTCGGCGGCGTCGTAATCGCCTGGGGCTGGGGGTACCGCTCCCCCGCTGTGGTGGGAGCGGTACTCGCCCTGCTTGGTTTGGCTATTGCGCTGATCAGCGGGTCACTTGACCGGCGTCCTGCGCGTTCTTCGAAGCGAATACATCCGGCTCCAGGTAAATAG
- the rpmI gene encoding 50S ribosomal protein L35 — translation MPKMKTHSGAKKRFKLTGTGKLKRQQANRRHYLEHKPSTLTRRLANDKLVAPADAKVIKKMLGI, via the coding sequence ATGCCGAAGATGAAGACCCACAGTGGCGCCAAGAAGCGCTTCAAGCTGACCGGTACCGGCAAGCTCAAGCGCCAGCAGGCTAACCGCCGCCACTACCTGGAGCACAAGCCCTCCACGCTGACCCGCCGCCTCGCCAACGACAAGCTCGTGGCACCGGCGGACGCCAAGGTCATCAAGAAGATGCTCGGCATCTAG
- a CDS encoding Rv2578c family radical SAM protein — MRWQGQELKASPAKGYEPGTAQGEPGPATAPGSLQAPSAAPPAALPLTAVSGTTDPLIPLQGLVRSVRTPDFAGVTFHEVVAKSVLNKVGGGSNMPFEWTVNPYRGCSHACVYCFARKTHTYLDMDSGADFDSQLVVKVNAAEVLRRELARPSWQHHHVAMGTNTDPYQRAEGRYQLMPGIIRALADSGTPFSILTKGTLLARDIPLLKEASAQTDIGMGISLALVDPELAKRAEPGTPTPRARLELISRLRDAGLPCSVMAMPILPWLTDGDESLDALFSALASAGATGVTAGALHLRPGAREWYLEFIARHYPQLSGKYADLYGKGTYASKEYRDWLAGRIRFFKAKYGFTGGARFLRPAGTQATRAANGKETVTAAAAQDALF; from the coding sequence ATGAGGTGGCAAGGTCAGGAACTGAAGGCATCACCCGCGAAGGGCTACGAACCCGGAACCGCCCAGGGGGAGCCCGGGCCTGCTACGGCACCCGGTTCGCTTCAGGCCCCTTCGGCAGCGCCCCCTGCAGCACTGCCCCTTACCGCAGTGTCGGGCACCACGGATCCGCTGATCCCGCTGCAGGGCCTGGTCCGCTCCGTGCGTACGCCGGACTTTGCCGGGGTGACCTTCCACGAGGTCGTGGCCAAGTCGGTGCTGAACAAGGTGGGCGGCGGCTCGAACATGCCCTTCGAATGGACCGTCAATCCATACCGCGGCTGCAGCCATGCCTGTGTTTACTGCTTCGCCCGCAAGACCCACACCTACCTGGATATGGACAGCGGCGCCGATTTCGACAGCCAGCTGGTGGTCAAGGTCAATGCTGCCGAGGTCCTGCGGCGGGAACTCGCCCGACCCTCCTGGCAGCACCACCATGTGGCCATGGGCACCAATACGGACCCGTACCAGCGGGCCGAGGGCCGCTACCAGCTCATGCCCGGCATCATTCGCGCCCTGGCAGACAGCGGCACGCCTTTCTCCATCCTGACGAAGGGCACCCTGCTGGCCCGCGATATCCCGCTCCTGAAGGAAGCCTCCGCGCAGACCGACATCGGCATGGGTATTTCGCTGGCACTGGTGGACCCCGAACTGGCTAAGCGGGCAGAACCGGGAACGCCCACACCCCGTGCACGGCTGGAGCTGATCAGCCGGCTGCGGGATGCCGGACTCCCCTGTTCGGTCATGGCCATGCCGATCCTGCCCTGGCTTACCGACGGCGACGAATCCCTCGATGCCCTGTTCTCCGCGCTCGCATCGGCCGGCGCCACGGGGGTCACGGCGGGTGCACTGCATCTGCGACCCGGTGCCCGCGAGTGGTACCTCGAGTTCATTGCCCGGCACTACCCGCAGCTCTCCGGCAAATACGCCGACCTGTACGGCAAGGGAACGTATGCGTCGAAGGAATACCGGGACTGGCTCGCCGGGCGGATCCGGTTCTTCAAGGCCAAGTACGGCTTCACCGGCGGCGCACGGTTCCTGCGGCCCGCCGGCACCCAGGCCACCCGCGCCGCTAACGGGAAGGAGACCGTCACTGCGGCCGCTGCCCAGGACGCTCTGTTCTAG
- a CDS encoding RNA methyltransferase, giving the protein MNLEGRPQAPLMSNPRADRVRDVAKLAGRSSRLKSGRFLAEGPQAVREALSAHRAAAVDGGPAVVHEVYATEACLDRLPELADLASGVTLRLATDEVLAAMADTVSPQGIVAVCHTSTATLEEVLASEAKLIAVLCEVRDPGNAGTVLRAADSAGADAVVLTASSVDIYNPKAVRSTAGSLFHLPVVTGADFADVMRALHTAGVTVLAADGYGNVNLDRLQDLSAVRRFGGASETGSSRPDGADRSAEAALPQLELPTAWLFGNEAQGLSDAELAAADHRVAVPLYGRAESLNVGTAATVCLYASARAQNG; this is encoded by the coding sequence ATGAACCTTGAAGGGCGCCCGCAGGCACCGCTTATGTCCAACCCCCGAGCCGATCGGGTCCGTGATGTAGCGAAGCTTGCCGGGCGCTCTTCGCGCTTAAAATCCGGCCGTTTCCTGGCCGAAGGGCCGCAGGCCGTGCGGGAGGCGCTTTCCGCGCACCGTGCGGCCGCGGTCGACGGCGGCCCCGCCGTCGTCCACGAGGTCTATGCCACCGAGGCCTGCCTGGACCGGCTGCCCGAGCTGGCCGATCTGGCCTCCGGCGTGACGCTCCGCCTGGCCACCGATGAAGTCCTGGCCGCCATGGCCGACACCGTTTCCCCGCAGGGCATCGTGGCGGTCTGCCACACCTCCACCGCCACTCTCGAGGAAGTCCTAGCCTCAGAGGCGAAGCTCATTGCCGTGTTGTGCGAGGTGCGGGATCCGGGCAATGCGGGCACCGTGCTGCGCGCAGCGGATTCCGCCGGCGCCGACGCCGTAGTGCTCACGGCGTCCAGCGTGGACATCTACAACCCCAAAGCGGTGCGTTCCACCGCCGGGTCGCTCTTCCACCTGCCGGTGGTTACCGGCGCCGACTTCGCCGATGTCATGCGCGCCCTGCATACCGCAGGCGTCACGGTCCTGGCGGCCGACGGCTACGGCAACGTCAACCTGGACCGGCTGCAGGACCTCAGCGCTGTGCGCCGCTTCGGCGGTGCCTCGGAGACCGGCAGTTCCCGCCCCGACGGGGCGGACAGATCCGCAGAGGCCGCCCTTCCGCAGCTCGAGCTGCCCACAGCGTGGCTGTTCGGTAACGAAGCCCAGGGCCTGTCCGATGCAGAGTTGGCCGCAGCCGACCACCGCGTGGCCGTCCCGCTCTACGGCCGGGCCGAGAGCCTGAACGTCGGCACGGCCGCAACTGTGTGCCTTTACGCCTCCGCACGCGCCCAGAACGGGTAA
- the pheS gene encoding phenylalanine--tRNA ligase subunit alpha, with protein sequence MSNSTPGTGSPDTSPEGTQPEPPNPLDEAAIAAAVEQALAAIAAAADLSELKEVRIAVTGEKSPLSGANRTIGKLPKDQKAAAGKLVGPARGRINSALAARTVELEAERDARILVEEAVDVTAAPRRRHIGGRHPISTLQDRVADVFVGMGWEIAEGPEVESEWFNFDALNFKPDHPAREMQDTFFVEPPEAHLVMRTHTSPVQVRSMLERDLPIYVLCPGKVFRTDELDATHTPVFHQFEGLAIDKGLTMADLVGTLEHFTRVLFGDEAKVRLRPNYFPFTEPSAELDIWHPGAKGGPRWIEWGGCGMVNPNVLRAAGIDPEVYSGFAFGMGIDRALMFRNEVSDMHEMIEGDVRFSEHFGMEI encoded by the coding sequence ATGTCTAACTCCACACCGGGGACCGGTTCCCCAGATACTTCCCCTGAGGGCACCCAGCCCGAGCCGCCGAATCCGCTGGATGAAGCCGCCATAGCCGCCGCCGTCGAGCAGGCGCTCGCCGCCATTGCCGCTGCCGCGGACCTGAGTGAGCTCAAGGAAGTCCGGATCGCCGTCACCGGCGAGAAGTCGCCGCTGAGCGGAGCGAACCGGACCATCGGCAAGCTCCCCAAGGACCAGAAGGCCGCCGCCGGCAAGCTCGTGGGCCCCGCCCGCGGCCGGATCAACTCCGCGCTCGCCGCCCGCACCGTTGAGCTCGAAGCGGAGCGCGACGCCCGGATCCTTGTCGAAGAGGCCGTGGACGTCACCGCAGCTCCCCGCCGCCGGCACATCGGCGGCCGGCATCCCATCTCCACCCTGCAGGACCGGGTGGCGGATGTGTTCGTCGGCATGGGCTGGGAAATCGCGGAAGGCCCCGAAGTGGAATCCGAGTGGTTCAACTTCGACGCGCTGAACTTCAAGCCGGACCACCCGGCCCGCGAAATGCAGGACACCTTCTTCGTGGAACCGCCCGAGGCGCACCTGGTCATGCGGACGCACACCTCCCCGGTGCAGGTCCGCTCCATGCTTGAGCGCGACCTGCCGATCTACGTGCTCTGCCCCGGCAAGGTGTTCCGCACCGACGAGCTGGACGCCACGCACACCCCGGTCTTCCACCAGTTCGAGGGCCTGGCCATCGACAAGGGCCTGACCATGGCAGACCTGGTCGGCACCTTGGAGCACTTCACCCGTGTTCTTTTCGGCGATGAGGCGAAGGTCCGGCTGCGGCCGAACTACTTCCCCTTCACCGAACCCAGCGCCGAGCTGGACATCTGGCACCCGGGTGCCAAGGGCGGCCCGCGCTGGATCGAATGGGGCGGCTGCGGCATGGTCAACCCCAACGTGCTCCGCGCCGCCGGGATCGACCCCGAGGTCTATTCAGGTTTTGCCTTCGGCATGGGCATTGACCGTGCCCTCATGTTCCGCAACGAGGTTTCGGACATGCACGAAATGATTGAAGGCGACGTACGTTTCAGCGAACACTTCGGGATGGAGATCTAA
- a CDS encoding SseB family protein translates to MAARELPGHIAAALAGAGGPTDSAGRPWSGRDLAGEGNPLHNFDSDNGQTDAGYAAALAKLIAGSGSEAEVVASLATARVFVPIIAVLGEEAESDHGLTADKQADMALVTLNAPDGRKALPVFTSVDALEHWHPEARPVAVYANRAALSAVAEDAQLLVIDPGAEFTFVVRRPAMWALARQQEWVPSYADAGLVAAAEAAAGPDPRILAVTLQQGPGTASRTAAGTPVAGGGAGPELRMVLQLAPGLDPQDVSALAAGLQQRLTANPEFVERVDSLDLKITR, encoded by the coding sequence ATGGCAGCACGCGAACTACCGGGCCACATTGCGGCGGCCCTTGCCGGCGCCGGCGGCCCCACCGATTCGGCGGGCCGGCCGTGGTCCGGACGGGACCTGGCCGGCGAGGGAAACCCGCTGCACAACTTCGACTCAGACAACGGGCAGACCGACGCAGGGTACGCGGCGGCCCTGGCGAAACTGATTGCCGGGAGCGGAAGCGAAGCGGAAGTCGTAGCCTCCCTGGCCACGGCCCGCGTCTTCGTGCCGATCATCGCCGTGCTGGGGGAGGAAGCCGAATCCGACCACGGGCTGACCGCGGACAAGCAGGCCGATATGGCGCTTGTGACGCTCAACGCCCCGGACGGCCGCAAGGCGCTGCCGGTGTTCACCTCGGTGGACGCTTTGGAACACTGGCATCCCGAAGCCCGGCCGGTTGCGGTCTACGCCAACCGTGCCGCACTCTCAGCCGTCGCCGAAGACGCCCAGCTGCTGGTTATCGACCCGGGAGCCGAGTTCACCTTCGTGGTGCGGCGCCCGGCCATGTGGGCCCTGGCCCGGCAACAGGAGTGGGTGCCCTCCTATGCCGACGCCGGCCTCGTCGCGGCGGCCGAAGCCGCCGCCGGGCCGGACCCGCGGATCCTGGCCGTCACCCTCCAACAGGGGCCGGGGACCGCGTCGCGGACCGCCGCCGGTACTCCGGTGGCCGGGGGAGGGGCCGGTCCTGAGCTTAGAATGGTGCTTCAGCTAGCGCCCGGACTTGATCCGCAGGACGTTTCTGCCCTGGCGGCCGGACTGCAGCAGCGCCTGACTGCCAACCCCGAGTTTGTTGAGCGCGTGGATTCACTTGACCTGAAGATCACGCGCTGA
- a CDS encoding MFS transporter: MNFGLYREMLRIAPIRRVLLIGMIARFPHSAAGVLLTLHVVNTMDKGYAAAGAVAAVVTIGIAVGAPWRGRRVDTVGLRRALIPSVIAEAVIWSLAPHASFEWLLVLALIGGVFTLPVFSVVRQSLGVLATGEQRRTAFALDSIATELIFMMGPALGAVIATRSSVIGLTAVGVSAAVAGLLLIWFNPPTRTAEPRNAVTAADEQDAAAAAAVAVAPANVQEAPMELTGAGLPDGPQNLFGRLRNGLAGNFGWFTPSVAVVFAVAVGAGLLLSSTDVGMVALVEAGGNPSEVGIVFVAWCAASAVGGILYGAMNRRISPMLLLLAMAVLTMPMAFATSTLSLALLSIPAGLLCAPVLSSASERVADLVSEERRGEAMGWYGSSMTAGTALGAPVAGLAIDVIGPWSGFLMAGGAASVLVLVTLTVRWFARRTAPVS, encoded by the coding sequence GTGAATTTTGGCCTGTACCGCGAGATGCTGCGGATAGCTCCTATCCGCCGTGTCCTGCTCATCGGGATGATCGCCCGTTTCCCGCATTCCGCCGCCGGCGTGCTGCTGACCCTGCACGTGGTCAACACCATGGACAAGGGCTACGCGGCCGCCGGCGCGGTAGCCGCCGTCGTCACCATCGGCATCGCAGTGGGTGCCCCCTGGCGGGGCCGCCGCGTGGACACCGTGGGCCTGAGGCGTGCCCTGATTCCCTCGGTTATTGCCGAAGCTGTCATCTGGAGCCTTGCTCCGCACGCCAGCTTCGAATGGCTGCTGGTTCTGGCGCTGATCGGCGGTGTGTTCACGCTTCCGGTCTTCAGCGTGGTGCGGCAGTCGCTGGGCGTCCTGGCCACCGGCGAACAGCGGCGCACCGCGTTTGCGCTGGATTCCATCGCCACCGAGCTTATTTTCATGATGGGCCCTGCCCTGGGCGCGGTAATAGCAACTCGCTCGTCCGTCATCGGACTGACCGCAGTAGGGGTGTCCGCCGCAGTAGCGGGACTGCTGCTGATCTGGTTCAACCCGCCCACCCGGACCGCGGAACCCCGGAACGCCGTGACCGCCGCAGACGAGCAGGATGCCGCTGCGGCCGCCGCGGTCGCCGTGGCCCCGGCAAACGTGCAGGAAGCACCGATGGAGCTCACCGGTGCGGGGCTGCCGGACGGGCCGCAGAACCTGTTCGGCAGGCTGCGAAACGGCCTCGCGGGGAACTTCGGCTGGTTCACCCCGAGCGTGGCCGTGGTCTTTGCCGTCGCCGTCGGCGCCGGCCTGCTGCTGTCGAGCACCGACGTCGGCATGGTGGCGCTGGTGGAAGCAGGCGGAAACCCGTCAGAGGTCGGCATCGTGTTCGTGGCGTGGTGCGCAGCCTCCGCTGTCGGCGGGATTCTCTACGGTGCCATGAACCGGCGGATCTCGCCGATGCTGCTTCTGCTGGCCATGGCCGTCCTGACCATGCCGATGGCTTTTGCCACCAGCACCCTCAGCCTGGCGCTGCTTTCCATCCCCGCAGGCCTGCTCTGCGCACCGGTGCTGTCCTCGGCATCCGAGCGGGTTGCCGACCTCGTGTCGGAGGAACGGCGGGGCGAAGCGATGGGTTGGTACGGCTCGTCAATGACCGCCGGCACCGCACTGGGTGCGCCGGTGGCAGGTCTGGCCATCGACGTCATAGGCCCCTGGTCCGGCTTCCTGATGGCCGGCGGCGCCGCATCGGTGCTGGTGCTGGTGACGCTTACGGTCCGATGGTTCGCCCGGCGCACGGCTCCGGTCAGCTAG